The Hyalangium gracile genome has a window encoding:
- a CDS encoding c-type cytochrome: MSRDPSVQDELGVLEDLTPVQRADRRWRKRALLALGLMLLGLLAWSLYRGFNPNAPVTYEDIEEHFKYGSIGSEPDKGIPYYIFKVLPELCADKLSRPEEGYASLGLLSEPGRDLPVGTSQRRVIVDRVGLNCAFCHSGTVREAPGSPKRIYTAMPANNLDLKGYVMFLSECAKDPRFTSDSVMAYIDRRFELGWLERLVYRYVVVDATRSALIEQAAKTAFIYRQPDWGPGRVDTFNPYKTLQFNFDMSHDTSVGTTDYAAVWNQGAREEAGMELHWDGNNKSVHERNMSAALGAGVIPPALDCGSLNRIEAYLKDLPPPKYPFAIDSALAARGKPLYEQWCAGCHAFGGEKTGKVTAWSDIQTDRERLDVWSYPLLSSFNTLYAGYAGKAGEAECRHVFTNFRKTDGYANVPLDGIWLRAPYLHNGSVPTLRDLLEPPDKRPRSFYRGYDVFDQENVGFVSTVEREGDRTFFRFDVSLRGNSNAGHTYGVDLTVDEKRALVEFMKSL, from the coding sequence ATGTCGCGTGATCCCTCCGTTCAGGACGAGCTGGGCGTGCTCGAGGATTTGACCCCGGTGCAGCGCGCGGACCGCCGCTGGCGCAAGCGGGCTCTGCTCGCGCTGGGGCTGATGCTCCTGGGGCTGCTAGCCTGGTCGCTGTACCGCGGCTTCAATCCCAATGCCCCCGTGACGTACGAGGACATCGAAGAGCACTTCAAGTACGGCTCCATCGGCAGTGAGCCAGACAAGGGAATTCCCTACTACATCTTCAAGGTCCTTCCGGAGCTGTGCGCGGACAAGCTGTCGCGGCCGGAGGAGGGTTACGCGTCCCTGGGGCTCCTGTCCGAGCCGGGCAGGGACCTGCCGGTGGGGACCTCCCAGCGGCGGGTGATCGTGGACCGTGTAGGGCTCAACTGCGCCTTCTGTCACTCCGGTACGGTGCGCGAGGCGCCTGGAAGTCCGAAGCGCATCTACACAGCGATGCCGGCGAACAACCTGGACCTGAAGGGCTACGTGATGTTCCTGTCGGAGTGCGCCAAGGATCCCCGGTTCACGTCCGACAGCGTGATGGCCTACATCGACCGGCGCTTCGAGCTCGGGTGGCTGGAGCGGCTCGTCTATCGGTACGTCGTGGTGGATGCCACGCGCAGCGCGCTGATTGAACAGGCCGCGAAGACTGCGTTCATCTATCGCCAGCCGGACTGGGGGCCGGGGCGGGTGGACACCTTCAATCCGTACAAGACCCTCCAGTTCAACTTCGACATGTCCCATGACACGAGCGTGGGGACCACCGACTACGCGGCCGTGTGGAACCAGGGGGCTCGCGAAGAGGCGGGCATGGAACTGCACTGGGACGGCAACAACAAGAGCGTGCACGAGCGGAACATGAGCGCCGCACTGGGCGCTGGAGTCATTCCGCCTGCCCTCGACTGCGGCAGCCTCAACCGCATCGAGGCCTACCTGAAGGATCTGCCGCCTCCCAAGTACCCGTTCGCCATCGACAGCGCCCTGGCTGCACGCGGCAAGCCTCTCTACGAGCAGTGGTGCGCCGGGTGCCACGCGTTCGGCGGCGAGAAGACGGGCAAGGTGACCGCCTGGAGCGACATCCAGACGGACCGCGAGCGGCTGGACGTGTGGAGCTACCCGCTCCTGTCGAGCTTCAACACCCTCTACGCGGGCTATGCCGGCAAGGCGGGCGAGGCCGAGTGCAGGCACGTCTTCACGAACTTCCGCAAGACGGATGGATACGCGAACGTGCCCTTGGATGGCATCTGGCTCCGAGCGCCCTACCTGCACAATGGCTCGGTGCCCACGCTGAGGGATCTGCTGGAGCCCCCGGACAAGCGTCCCAGGAGCTTCTACCGAGGCTACGACGTCTTCGATCAGGAGAACGTGGGATTCGTCTCCACGGTGGAGCGCGAGGGGGACCGCACCTTCTTCCGCTTCGACGTCAGCCTTCGAGGCAACAGCAACGCAGGACACACCTATGGCGTGGACCTGACGGTTGACGAGAAGCGGGCCCTGGTCGAGTTCATGAAGTCCCTCTGA
- a CDS encoding lysoplasmalogenase: protein MSSDAPDSSLTKSPAGFLYVLLIAATAVNLTANLIADVTLFRLDATLCPPDVTMCHPDLTPCHPEQAQPAGWVSWLIRISKPMLVPALAGILFLSTRGVASTIRRGSFYVALLFCWVGDIALLISTAVPSTEPDYFFFVGLGAFGVAHLFFIWSYAPRDKQELRWMSFVYGLPFVVYGYTLYSVIYHSLVEPKQHATVQALSIAGYMVVLLSNGVTALLRLRANTQIRESSASILAGVVLFVQSDSIIAITRYVSVMPLERFSIMATYILGLYLMVRGCFLEPREGQLSRPTAQPEARPETPPTMQAAA from the coding sequence ATGTCGAGCGATGCTCCCGATTCGTCCCTCACGAAGAGCCCCGCAGGGTTCCTGTATGTGCTGCTCATCGCGGCGACGGCCGTCAACCTGACCGCCAACCTCATCGCCGACGTGACGCTGTTCCGCCTCGACGCGACGCTGTGCCCCCCCGACGTGACGATGTGCCACCCCGACTTGACGCCGTGCCATCCCGAGCAGGCACAGCCGGCGGGCTGGGTGTCGTGGCTGATCCGCATCTCCAAACCCATGCTCGTGCCTGCCCTTGCCGGCATTCTCTTCCTGAGCACCCGAGGTGTTGCGTCGACCATCCGCAGGGGTTCCTTCTACGTGGCGCTCCTCTTCTGCTGGGTCGGCGACATCGCACTGCTGATCTCAACGGCCGTCCCTAGCACGGAGCCCGATTACTTCTTCTTCGTCGGACTGGGCGCGTTCGGCGTGGCGCACTTGTTCTTCATCTGGTCATACGCGCCGCGCGATAAGCAGGAGCTTCGGTGGATGTCCTTCGTCTACGGGCTCCCGTTCGTCGTCTACGGCTACACCCTCTACTCCGTCATCTACCACAGCCTGGTGGAGCCGAAGCAGCACGCTACGGTGCAGGCCCTGTCCATCGCGGGCTACATGGTCGTGCTGTTGTCCAACGGGGTGACAGCCCTTCTGCGCCTGCGGGCGAATACGCAGATCCGGGAGTCCTCGGCCTCCATCCTCGCGGGAGTCGTGCTGTTCGTGCAGTCCGACAGCATCATTGCGATCACCAGGTATGTGAGCGTGATGCCACTTGAGCGCTTTTCCATCATGGCCACGTACATCCTCGGCCTGTACCTGATGGTGCGAGGGTGCTTCCTCGAGCCGCGGGAAGGCCAGTTGTCGCGGCCTACTGCTCAGCCCGAGGCGCGGCCCGAGACGCCGCCCACGATGCAGGCCGCCGCCTGA
- a CDS encoding NADH:flavin oxidoreductase, whose translation MTNTSHGDVIFRQLECRNLKVKNRIFRSNVSGKFDNYDGSGTQTRINWETKFARGGVGAIVSSYVPVHRSGRIMPNYATLESEDRIPFWRRLVAEVHKYDCRYILQLSHSGRQRDQAGVENQFSTAVSSTNSKDPFHGILCRAMSAQEIKEVISWFGQAARRAREAGADGVELHAANGYLITQFLSSGINDRTDDYGGSLENRARFALEIVKEIRRVVGRDFHLQFKISAVDHNDAPFFYEKKGNSLRDSIQICQWLEQAGVDAFHVSTGSMFPHPLNPVAPSFPYATAARTYETMLSSGVLTLRNYALFRYRILNGLFGWLWSRLVKKKARQNAELHKQLGMGSDVTDLEGLNVAEAREIRRNVNIPVICTGGFQNASLIRKVIDEGFCDAVSIARPLIANTDLVNTYFAKGRDLPDRPCTHCNKCLVNAIENPLGCYDVSRFDGDYQRMITEVMSVFHPTSFEEQDEAASLEEVRRHVA comes from the coding sequence ATGACGAACACTTCGCACGGGGATGTCATCTTCCGGCAGCTGGAGTGCCGGAACCTGAAGGTGAAGAACCGCATCTTTCGCTCCAACGTCTCAGGCAAGTTTGACAACTACGACGGCAGTGGCACGCAGACCCGGATCAACTGGGAGACGAAGTTTGCGCGGGGCGGCGTCGGCGCGATCGTGTCCTCGTACGTTCCGGTGCATCGCAGTGGGCGCATCATGCCCAACTACGCCACCCTCGAGAGCGAAGACCGCATCCCATTCTGGCGACGGCTCGTGGCGGAGGTTCACAAGTACGACTGCAGGTACATCCTCCAGCTGAGCCACTCGGGGCGGCAGCGCGACCAGGCAGGAGTGGAGAACCAGTTCTCCACGGCCGTCAGCTCCACCAACAGCAAGGATCCGTTCCACGGCATCCTGTGCCGGGCCATGTCCGCGCAGGAGATCAAGGAGGTGATCTCCTGGTTCGGGCAGGCCGCGCGTCGCGCCCGGGAGGCGGGGGCCGACGGTGTGGAGCTGCACGCAGCCAACGGTTACCTCATCACCCAGTTCCTCAGCTCCGGCATCAACGACAGGACTGACGATTACGGCGGCTCGTTGGAGAACCGGGCTCGTTTCGCCCTGGAGATCGTGAAGGAGATCCGCCGGGTGGTGGGCCGCGACTTCCACCTGCAGTTCAAGATCAGCGCGGTGGACCACAACGATGCCCCGTTCTTCTACGAGAAGAAGGGCAACTCGCTCCGGGACAGCATCCAGATCTGCCAGTGGCTTGAGCAGGCCGGAGTGGATGCGTTCCACGTCTCCACCGGCAGCATGTTCCCGCATCCGCTGAATCCGGTGGCGCCGTCCTTCCCATACGCTACTGCGGCCCGCACCTACGAGACGATGCTGTCCAGCGGCGTGCTGACCCTGCGCAACTACGCGCTGTTCCGCTACCGCATCCTCAACGGGCTGTTCGGCTGGCTGTGGAGCCGCCTCGTCAAGAAGAAGGCCCGTCAGAACGCGGAGCTCCACAAGCAGCTCGGCATGGGCAGTGACGTCACCGATCTGGAGGGGCTCAACGTCGCCGAGGCGCGCGAGATCCGCAGGAATGTCAACATCCCGGTGATCTGCACCGGTGGGTTCCAGAATGCCTCGCTCATTCGCAAGGTCATCGACGAGGGGTTCTGTGACGCGGTCTCCATCGCCCGGCCCCTCATCGCCAACACCGATCTGGTCAACACCTACTTCGCGAAGGGGCGGGATCTGCCTGACCGGCCGTGCACCCACTGCAACAAGTGCCTGGTCAACGCCATCGAGAACCCGCTGGGGTGCTACGACGTCAGCCGCTTCGATGGCGACTACCAGCGGATGATCACCGAGGTGATGTCGGTGTTCCACCCCACGTCCTTCGAGGAGCAGGACGAGGCGGCGTCCCTGGAGGAGGTCCGGCGTCATGTCGCGTGA